The Nicotiana tabacum cultivar K326 chromosome 1, ASM71507v2, whole genome shotgun sequence genome segment tAGATTCTACATTGATGAGACACCAATTAGAGAAGTAAATCGTAATCCAGCAATGGGAGGGGACTTTCCATCAAAGCCAATGTCTTTATATGCCACAATTTGGGATGCATCTTCTTGGGCTACAAATGGCGGCAAGGCTAAAGTTGACTACAAACATGAACCTTTTGCAGCCGAGTTCAAAGACTTAGTTCTTGAAGGCTGTATAGTAGATCCCATTGAGCAAATTTCATCTACAAATTGCACTGATAGAATTGCCAAATTACTTGCTCAAAACTACTCTATCATGACACCCGAAAGGCGAAAATCAATGAAATGGTTTAGAGAAAGATACATGTATTATTCTTATTGTTATGATAATATTAGGTACCCTGTGCCACCACCAGAATGTGTGATTGTTCAGTCAGAAAGAGACTTATTTAAGGACAGTGGAAGGCTTAGGCAGAAGATGAAGTTTGGTGGCAGCCACAGCCACCGGAAACACCGCCCTGGACGGAGCTCTAGGCGGCGGAATAGGGCTGCTGCTGGTGCTTCATCAAAGTCTGGCCAAGCTGCTGCAATGTAATAAATTGTAAATTGTACGAGGGGTAATTATTGGGTGTGAAGATTTCTATACTCCTATAGATGGTGGTGTACCAAGGAAATTAGCATATACATGAGTGGTATTATTGAATTTGTACTTTAAAATGTAGCAGGGCAGTGGAATCAATATTATTACACCCATATTTAGATAGAATGTTGGCAGTAGTGTTGGCTTCTCTGAAAATGTGTTGCACAAGTGGTCCTCCAAGATCATCAAGCAAAGGCCTGCGTTTAGTTAGGACATGTGAGTATTTATCGTTCACTCCATCGAGCATAAAGCATACAACTTGGGAGTCAGATTCGATCTACAAAGTTATAATGTTCAAGTCTTGAGCCAGTTACAAACCAAATAATAAAGCAAGCAATTCTGTTTGGATAATCGAAGAAGAGGTAATATAAGGTGCTTGGAGAAATCAAGTATCCAGCTGCCTATATGGTTTCTAAAAATATCATGTTATCGTAAGTACCATCAACATTATAAGCTTAATAACATCATCAGGAGGTAGCTGCGAGTTGACAGGAACGATGGTGGTTCGAAGAGAAGA includes the following:
- the LOC107819338 gene encoding putative xyloglucan endotransglucosylase/hydrolase protein 30, which encodes MDYRVLSSLSKSLTPFSLLLLLYIFPAAAATTRAFNLSTITYEEGYSPLFSDFNIERSPDDTSFRLLLNRFSGSGVISTEYYNYGFFSASIKLPAIYTAGIVVAFYTSNVDTFEKNHDELDIEFLGNVNGQPWRFQTNLYGNGSVSRGREERYRMWFDPSKDFHHYSILWTPKNIIFYIDETPIREVNRNPAMGGDFPSKPMSLYATIWDASSWATNGGKAKVDYKHEPFAAEFKDLVLEGCIVDPIEQISSTNCTDRIAKLLAQNYSIMTPERRKSMKWFRERYMYYSYCYDNIRYPVPPPECVIVQSERDLFKDSGRLRQKMKFGGSHSHRKHRPGRSSRRRNRAAAGASSKSGQAAAM